In one window of Desulfovibrio sp. UCD-KL4C DNA:
- a CDS encoding zeta toxin family protein, whose protein sequence is MNADKIASGLAPFSPESEAIQAGKLMLKQIDKYVAEGFSFSLETTLSGKGYIKKIPKWQSQGYKVTLVFLSLDNEQAAIDRVAYRVSQGGHNIPEDAIRRRFHNGLNNFPVYKELVDEWFFFKNKGKSPQLIDSGGK, encoded by the coding sequence GTGAATGCGGATAAGATCGCCAGCGGACTAGCACCCTTCTCTCCCGAATCTGAAGCAATACAAGCCGGAAAGCTGATGCTGAAACAGATCGACAAGTACGTTGCAGAAGGATTCAGTTTCTCACTGGAAACAACTCTATCAGGTAAAGGATACATCAAGAAAATACCTAAATGGCAAAGCCAAGGATATAAAGTAACTCTGGTGTTCCTATCTCTGGACAATGAACAAGCCGCTATAGACCGTGTAGCCTATAGGGTGTCTCAGGGCGGACACAACATTCCTGAAGATGCCATCAGAAGACGTTTCCATAATGGACTGAACAATTTTCCAGTATACAAAGAACTTGTTGATGAATGGTTTTTCTTTAAGAATAAGGGCAAGAGTCCTCAGTTGATCGACTCAGGAGGTAAATAA
- a CDS encoding sulfotransferase yields MIKQFFFITGLPKTGSTWIKNMLNDVNGICCIGEGLFFASGLKNTPSLYDSIYKSIYQWGDYICDRKQNWLDDLVEIKTIEKRNFVSEDNKTSVTQKIADQATREIVLNCFLRQKAGTTAIGDKTTALSTEVFPRIQRVFPEAKIIFLHRNLYDFLASYIMHFYRSTKTNRADAEMCRFTINDFLMIDSYQTNETSDIITAKTLKKLIHDWKCMKIEFEKYKSNNHRVLALQYEDIKSDPVKYFSKIVQFIDPHSDVDKCQGIIKNWSFDSKNMSTGPLKTHVNSRITGYGKAMFSENLQNIIEEELSRLSSKI; encoded by the coding sequence ATGATAAAACAATTCTTTTTTATAACAGGACTTCCGAAGACGGGATCTACGTGGATTAAGAATATGCTTAATGACGTTAATGGCATTTGCTGTATCGGAGAGGGCCTTTTCTTTGCGTCTGGTTTAAAAAACACACCATCACTTTATGATTCAATCTATAAATCAATTTATCAATGGGGTGATTATATATGCGATCGAAAGCAAAATTGGCTTGATGATCTGGTCGAAATAAAAACAATTGAAAAACGTAATTTTGTTTCTGAAGACAATAAAACCAGCGTTACCCAGAAAATAGCAGATCAAGCAACCCGTGAAATTGTGCTTAACTGTTTTTTACGACAGAAAGCAGGCACTACGGCTATTGGAGACAAGACGACAGCTCTTTCTACTGAAGTTTTTCCGCGCATTCAGAGAGTTTTTCCTGAAGCAAAAATTATTTTTTTACATCGTAATTTATACGATTTCCTAGCTTCTTATATAATGCATTTCTATAGGTCGACTAAGACAAACAGAGCTGATGCAGAAATGTGCAGATTTACAATAAACGATTTTTTAATGATCGATTCTTACCAGACAAATGAGACAAGTGATATTATCACAGCTAAAACTCTTAAAAAATTAATTCACGATTGGAAGTGCATGAAAATAGAATTTGAAAAATACAAATCAAATAATCATAGAGTATTAGCTCTTCAATATGAAGATATTAAATCTGATCCTGTTAAATATTTTTCAAAAATTGTTCAATTTATAGATCCTCATTCTGACGTTGATAAATGCCAAGGTATTATTAAAAACTGGTCCTTTGATTCAAAGAACATGTCAACCGGACCTTTAAAAACACATGTAAATTCTCGTATTACAGGATATGGCAAGGCGATGTTCAGTGAAAATTTGCAAAACATTATAGAAGAAGAATTGAGCAGATTGAGTTCTAAAATCTAG
- a CDS encoding methyl-accepting chemotaxis protein, whose amino-acid sequence MFRDLSIKWKVLIISVAGPLVVALVMDFMQSQSIRKQAVQAIVAQSRAITLQAEATRDEMAKKLKLGIIKPFDQISKKNILEAVPVITAISTAKANAKKLGYQFRVPKESPRNPLNKPTPFESKILAELKEKNLEELVIRETGQVRYFRPIRLSEECLYCHGDPKGQHDAVGGIKEGWKAGEIHGAFELVFSMDKANAKIATAGLQLAGITAAILALITIVVWILLKKSIIGPLLNIETFASNVADGDLNAKPNGSFSAELGSVKHAIETMVGRLKEKMEEASFKSKEAEAQTLRAEEALETTKTQEAKVSSLLQKITRIAQKAQGIGQQVSSAAEELSAQIELVNRGADIQNQRTTETVTAMEEMNATVLEVARNSGSAAESADTAREYAGEGSQVVEQSVESIQLVYEQAKLLKVEMTALGQKADDINRILEVINDIADQTNLLALNAAIEAARAGDAGRGFAVVADEVRKLAEKTMNATKDVSATIVAIQTGAHNNIESVDRSAKATEAATDLAHKSGEALDRIVGLVNDTSDQVRSIATAAEEQSVASDEINQAVDDINRITQETSAGMNESAKSVAELTTLAQELQALIDEMVDND is encoded by the coding sequence ATGTTCAGAGATCTTAGCATCAAATGGAAAGTTTTAATTATATCTGTGGCCGGGCCTTTGGTTGTCGCCCTAGTCATGGATTTTATGCAATCTCAGTCTATAAGAAAACAAGCCGTTCAGGCCATTGTAGCTCAATCTAGAGCTATTACCCTGCAGGCTGAAGCAACGCGTGACGAGATGGCTAAAAAACTCAAACTCGGTATCATAAAGCCCTTTGACCAAATTTCTAAGAAAAATATTCTCGAGGCCGTGCCGGTTATCACCGCCATTTCTACTGCAAAGGCAAATGCGAAGAAGCTAGGCTATCAATTCCGCGTTCCCAAGGAATCGCCCCGCAACCCGCTCAACAAACCTACGCCTTTCGAATCCAAAATTTTAGCTGAACTTAAGGAAAAGAACCTAGAAGAACTAGTTATCCGTGAAACCGGACAGGTTCGCTATTTCAGGCCTATCCGCCTATCAGAGGAATGCCTTTACTGCCATGGCGACCCCAAGGGCCAGCACGACGCTGTAGGTGGAATCAAGGAAGGATGGAAAGCTGGTGAGATTCACGGAGCTTTTGAGCTCGTTTTTTCCATGGACAAGGCCAATGCCAAAATCGCAACGGCAGGTTTGCAACTGGCAGGAATTACCGCAGCTATTTTAGCGCTGATCACCATCGTGGTCTGGATACTGCTCAAAAAGAGTATCATTGGCCCTCTTTTGAACATTGAAACTTTTGCATCCAATGTTGCAGATGGCGACCTGAACGCCAAACCTAATGGCTCGTTCAGTGCAGAACTGGGCAGCGTCAAACATGCTATTGAAACTATGGTGGGCCGTCTTAAGGAAAAGATGGAGGAAGCTAGCTTTAAGAGCAAGGAAGCTGAGGCCCAGACCTTGCGCGCTGAAGAAGCTCTAGAAACAACCAAGACTCAGGAAGCCAAGGTTTCATCCCTGTTGCAGAAGATTACGCGTATTGCCCAGAAAGCGCAGGGTATCGGCCAACAGGTGTCTTCCGCCGCCGAAGAGTTGTCGGCACAGATCGAGCTCGTTAATCGCGGTGCAGACATTCAGAATCAGCGCACCACCGAAACAGTCACGGCCATGGAAGAGATGAACGCCACGGTCCTGGAAGTCGCACGTAATTCCGGTTCGGCGGCTGAATCGGCAGACACCGCCCGTGAATACGCTGGCGAAGGATCTCAGGTGGTCGAACAATCCGTTGAATCTATCCAGTTGGTCTATGAACAAGCCAAGCTGCTCAAAGTGGAAATGACTGCCTTGGGACAGAAAGCTGATGACATCAACCGCATTCTTGAAGTCATAAACGATATCGCCGACCAGACCAATCTTCTGGCTCTGAACGCAGCCATTGAAGCGGCCAGAGCGGGCGACGCCGGACGCGGATTCGCAGTTGTAGCTGATGAGGTCCGCAAGCTGGCAGAAAAAACTATGAACGCAACCAAGGATGTATCCGCTACCATCGTGGCCATCCAGACTGGCGCACACAACAATATCGAGAGCGTGGACCGTTCGGCTAAGGCCACCGAGGCAGCCACTGATCTGGCCCACAAGTCCGGTGAGGCTCTTGATCGCATCGTCGGACTTGTTAATGACACCTCGGATCAGGTTCGCTCCATTGCCACCGCCGCGGAAGAGCAATCCGTAGCCAGCGATGAGATTAACCAAGCTGTGGATGACATCAACCGCATCACCCAAGAAACATCGGCGGGAATGAACGAATCTGCCAAGTCCGTGGCCGAACTGACAACATTGGCTCAGGAGCTACAGGCCCTGATCGACGAAATGGTGGACAACGACTAA